The DNA window CCCCACTGCCGCCAGTATTGTCCGAAGGGATAGGTTTGTTGCATCCCAATCCCACATAGAGCAAGGAAAAAAACATGATAAGTATGATAAGATGGATAAACAACCTCACTTGAATTGAACTCTCTTTTTGAGGGTTTAATCCTGTTTCAGCTAATCTATCTTTGGAGTGAATCATAATTTAGAAGAGAGTCTTTGAGTAATTTTTCATAAGCACCGGCAGCAGCAGGCTGACTGCCCTTTTTGACCTTACGACTCAGAGTCTTTGCATTACCTTCAATCGGCTTTTCAAAGGATAATTCAACCCGAATCCGGTTATAAATCCTGACTTCACGCTTCACAGGATTATATTGAACCGGATAAAAGATTATCTGCTTAACGTGCTGGTCACGCATATAACCGGTAAATCCCTCTGTTGCAAGTTGACCTGGATAAAAGACATCAGCCTGATATGTCTCTAAATCAATAACATGAGGCGAAGTCCTCTTTATACGCAATAAATACGGTGAAATATCATGATCAAGATGTATTGTCTTATAATCAGAACCGGCAGACTTAATAGTGACGGTACCCTCTTCCGGCACCCCTATTAATGTCCCCCTGAGTGGAAGTTCCGGCTTTCCCTCTTCTTTGGTATACCCATACTCACCTAATACAACTTCATCGTATATTGTTTCTCCGACCTTTTTTTGTACTATTCTATATTCAGGGATAGTCAGTTCAATAGTAACCTCTTTCCTGTCAGAATGGACAAGGCGAATATCTGAGTCTGATGACCATGCTGATTTTGAAAGTATGAGAAATTGTAAGCTGAATAAGAAAAATATTAAAACAACAACCTTTTGTCCATGTTTCACCAAAAACACCCCTCGCATCAGTCAAATATATAATCCCTAAATACTTATATTCACAATTCGTGCCAGATTTAACATATCAATATATAAGAGTCAACAACATAACAAAGAACTGTTTATTTTGCTTTGGCAATTATAAAGTTAAATCTTGTAATTGCCGCATGTATATCCCCCGTTTACTTTCATCGAAATTATTTGAGGCATTAAAATATTTTCCAGCGGTTTTGGTTTCAGGCCCGAGACAGTCAGTGAAAACTGGAATCTACTGCAGGTTAACTATTATAATTTGGTATTTCTTACTCTAAAACATACTTTTCAGAGTTCAATAAAAATTTCCATAGCGGAACAATAACAACATCGCCGAAATCAGCAGCTACTTCTCTTTCAATACTCTTTGATACGAGCAGAACTTTTTTAGTCTTGGGGAAACGGCGTAGAAAGAGTTTTATGCCGGAGAATCGTTTATCTTTCCAGTCAAAATCTGTTATGTACTTCGCTTCTATAGGCAGGGGGGCCGCCACAGTACCGGCAACAAAATCAACCTCCATCTCACTTTCCGCATAATAGCCGCAAGAAATATTGTTTCGCTTCAGTTCCATATAAACAGCATTCTCTGCCCTGCTCCCCTCGTCTCCGGAGCCGGTTAAAATACTCCTGACCCCATTGTCCCAGAGGTAGAACTTCTTTTGAGCATACACCCTTTCTGAATATGACGTTGTCCATTTCTCCATAGATACAAGAAGAAATGCAGCCTCAAGATAACTCACATATTCCTTTACCGTGTCAACGGAAAGCCCCAATACCTTGGATAGTTTGTTAAAACTGGTGCGTGAGCCTACCGATGCACCTATCAATCGCAGCAGGTCTTTCAGAACATAGTGTTTCTTGATAGGATATAACCTTATAAGGTCTCTCGCAATGATGTCTTCAAGCAGATTACTCATATATTCTATGGAAGGATTCAAGACTTGCTCAGGATACCCGCCTGTTGCAAGATACTCCTCTGCAAGCCGTTCAAATTTATAGTCCTCCGACTTATGCGGCATCGCCTCCCTGAACAAGATGAACTCTCTGAATGAAAGGGTATATACTGTCGTGACAATCTGTCTTCCAGTGAGCTTCCCTCCCTGTCTTGTTATAAGGGAAGAGGTGGAACCGGTGCAAAATATCTTGAGATTCTCAACATCATATAACGATTTTAACTCTGTCTCCCATTCAGCGCTTTCCTGAATCTCATCAAGGAAGAGATAAAGCTTCCTGTTACGCTCGTGCATGAAGATTTTCCGTACATTTTTCAGGTGTTCTGAGATCCGGACTCCGGAAAGTGCCGGATGGTCAAGTGCAAGGTAAAAAATATCCTTTTCAGAAACATTGTCTTTAAGGAGGGCATTGATGAATTGTTTAAGGATGATAGTCTTGCCTGTACGCCGGCTTCCGACAAATATCTCGACCTGCTTACGTTTAAGATACGAGGGAAGCCGATGAAGATAGGCGGCACGCTCTTTCCCGCAATCGAACTCTTTTCCTTCCCACCATGGGTTCAGTGTATAATAGATGGACTCCATGGCACGATATTACTTCAAATCGAAGATATTGTCAAAAAGTTTCGATTACAGTCGAAGGTTTAATGATTCGCCGGTTCAGCTATCCTGTAGGATTATTCACATTTATACTTTTCAATAAAATCTTTTATACATACCAGGAAATCTTTTGCCATGTTAACATATTCACTTGCATCTTCAGCCGTTTGTTCAACAAATTCTTTATAATCACTCTCTTGTCTGGCATCAAACGCCTTATGCAGTATCTGTGAATAGTGCTTATCAATCTTTCCTGTGTGAATAAACTCTTTATCAAAGATGGAAATAACTCCTGCATGTTTTGATGTTTTTACATTAATCTCAACTAACAGAAATAAAGATAATATTGAATAAAACATGGAGTAGTAAGCCCTGTTTATAATAGACCTCGGGCTAAGATTTTCTTCTAACATCCTTTCAGCATCAGAAAGGGTCTCCTCAGCCTGTTTCAGGCGATATGCGAAGAGGGTTTGTTTATCAGTCATACAACAACACCTTCCTTAATAATATTCTTTACTATCGGAGAAGATCTTAATGGTGTATTCTCAATTTCATTTCTTGTAAAGATAAGAGGTGATAGCACAATGTAGTTTTCAAAACCAACCTCCCATACAATCTCACCTATCTTGTTTCTCAATTCCTTATCAATAGATTCGGATTCGCATTCAACCTCCAAAAAAACATCCATATCCGATAATTCATCATTATCCCCTCTTGCCCTTGAGCCAAAAACCCTGAAATCAACCAATCGGACAACTGTGCTTAATCTATCTTTAAGGCTTTTTGCCACTTCATAGTCCTTAGTTCTCATTGAACCTCCATTTTCCAGCAAGGAAATATGGTTAAAGACACTGGATATTTTCTCATACCCAAACAGTGATGCTAAGATAACAAATCAGGATTCTTTTGTAAATGTAAACGGAACAATTTCCTTATCTTGATTGTCTTCAGCTTGTTGACTTCAAGTAGCCTGACAGGTTAATATTTTCATTGTCTTATTGGGATGAATACAAATCGGGATAACAGGGGGTGGGCAATCGAATCAATCATCGGAGTAGACCTCGGCGGTTCGACAATACGTCTTGGTGCAGTAACAAAGGATGGGAAACTGGGGCACTTCACAAAGATTGATGTCCCTGCCGACCGCGATAAAAACGCTATAGTATCCTTCATCGTTAACAGTATTAAAGATATTCTGCTCACTGAAGAACAGAGCGGTAACAGGGTATTGGCTGCTGGTATTGGTTCACCTGGAATTATAAATACGGATAAGGGTATTATTGTAACATCCCCAAACTTCCCCGGATGGAAAAATGTTCCATTAAAAAAGCTGATAGAGAAATATATAAAAATCCCG is part of the Nitrospirota bacterium genome and encodes:
- a CDS encoding ATP-binding protein gives rise to the protein MESIYYTLNPWWEGKEFDCGKERAAYLHRLPSYLKRKQVEIFVGSRRTGKTIILKQFINALLKDNVSEKDIFYLALDHPALSGVRISEHLKNVRKIFMHERNRKLYLFLDEIQESAEWETELKSLYDVENLKIFCTGSTSSLITRQGGKLTGRQIVTTVYTLSFREFILFREAMPHKSEDYKFERLAEEYLATGGYPEQVLNPSIEYMSNLLEDIIARDLIRLYPIKKHYVLKDLLRLIGASVGSRTSFNKLSKVLGLSVDTVKEYVSYLEAAFLLVSMEKWTTSYSERVYAQKKFYLWDNGVRSILTGSGDEGSRAENAVYMELKRNNISCGYYAESEMEVDFVAGTVAAPLPIEAKYITDFDWKDKRFSGIKLFLRRFPKTKKVLLVSKSIEREVAADFGDVVIVPLWKFLLNSEKYVLE
- a CDS encoding HEPN domain-containing protein codes for the protein MTDKQTLFAYRLKQAEETLSDAERMLEENLSPRSIINRAYYSMFYSILSLFLLVEINVKTSKHAGVISIFDKEFIHTGKIDKHYSQILHKAFDARQESDYKEFVEQTAEDASEYVNMAKDFLVCIKDFIEKYKCE
- a CDS encoding nucleotidyltransferase domain-containing protein, producing MRTKDYEVAKSLKDRLSTVVRLVDFRVFGSRARGDNDELSDMDVFLEVECESESIDKELRNKIGEIVWEVGFENYIVLSPLIFTRNEIENTPLRSSPIVKNIIKEGVVV